One region of Mucilaginibacter gotjawali genomic DNA includes:
- a CDS encoding LysE family translocator: MIEAVISGIGFGLVLTFLTGPVFFALIKTSIEKGFHAGIALALGVVCSDMFFVGAILFGSQYFDVSAQDKIYAGIVGSCVLAGIGIYYIFKKAKVNYTNVVPTRMHRAGYFLKGFAMCIFNPTILFHWTIVIGAASTVYHQGVPNRALKIGIMFLTILVVQFGMDTTKAFYANKLRDKISVKFIHRLNQVAGIALIIAAMVILDKLVTHFIFSPPGA, encoded by the coding sequence ATGATAGAAGCTGTTATTTCGGGTATTGGATTTGGATTAGTGCTAACGTTTTTAACCGGCCCGGTATTTTTTGCGTTAATAAAAACAAGTATTGAAAAAGGCTTTCACGCCGGCATTGCTTTGGCTTTGGGTGTTGTTTGCAGTGATATGTTTTTTGTTGGGGCCATTTTATTCGGCTCTCAATACTTTGATGTTTCCGCGCAAGACAAAATTTACGCCGGGATAGTGGGCAGCTGTGTTTTAGCAGGCATAGGGATTTACTACATCTTTAAAAAGGCTAAAGTGAACTACACCAATGTGGTGCCTACAAGGATGCATAGGGCCGGCTACTTTTTAAAGGGTTTTGCCATGTGTATTTTTAATCCGACTATACTGTTCCACTGGACGATAGTTATCGGCGCAGCCAGCACAGTTTATCACCAGGGCGTACCTAACAGGGCATTAAAAATAGGGATCATGTTTTTAACTATCCTGGTAGTGCAGTTTGGCATGGATACTACAAAGGCATTTTATGCCAATAAGCTTCGTGATAAAATTTCTGTGAAATTTATTCACCGCCTTAACCAGGTGGCCGGTATTGCGCTGATTATTGCCGCAATGGTAATACTGGAT